The following are from one region of the Dreissena polymorpha isolate Duluth1 chromosome 2, UMN_Dpol_1.0, whole genome shotgun sequence genome:
- the LOC127869733 gene encoding uncharacterized protein LOC127869733, whose protein sequence is MTSTSTIIINITNSTRTTTSTTISPTTTRTNTSTTTSTTTRTTNSTTTYTTTSTTTTTIIHTSNTTSPNTISTTKTTTTNTTNSEKPTPAPPPAQQPALPPQAPSAPTPDKPPATPSAPQPAPPAPPPTPPPTSPPQKPSTPPPPSPSPPPKPPAPPPTPPLPPATPSSAPQAPSSASPAAPSEPPLKAAAQ, encoded by the coding sequence ATGACAAGCAccagcaccatcatcatcaacatcaccaaCAGCACCAGAACAACAACCAGTACAACAATCAGCCCCACTACCACAAGAACCAATACCAGCAcaaccaccagcaccaccaccagaaCCACCAACAGCACCACCACCTACACCACCACCagcacaaccaccaccaccatcatccaCACCAGCAACACCACCAGTCCAAACACCATCAGCACCaccaaaaccaccaccaccaacaccaccaacagCGAAAAACCGACGccagcaccaccaccagcacAACAACCAGCACTACCACCACAAGCACCATCAGCACCAACACCAGATAAACCACCAGCAACACCATCAGCACCACaaccagcaccaccagcaccaccaccaacaccaccaccaacatcaccaCCACAAAAACCATCGACACCACCTccgccatcaccatcaccaccaccaaaaccaccTGCACCACCACCAACGCCACCATTACCACCAGCTACACCATCGTCAGCACCACAAGCACCATCATCGGCATCACCAGCAGCACCATCAGAACCACCACTTAAGGCAGCAGCTCAATAA
- the LOC127867000 gene encoding uncharacterized protein LOC127867000 isoform X1 gives MKFSHTIFEPFKRIEMNAKMNTCMMYVLSVLVLVGLSHSGPLSGRLECAQCMHLGIKLINMPAMFADSVKQILDPILGQYNNTACVGNTAASDMCNITAVIGTSVCDSFNLKGTAIGMTAANLPDAGMEMSVVIRSCGVLMSDTPKCTPILDLVEAKQKENFLSQLSQWSAQFKTVKYNGYHCQSVNGSTWPNIDDFDKESSGNSLGLASNLIMTCLVILRFYE, from the exons ATGAAATTTAGTCATACGATATTTGAACCGTTCAAACGAATTGAGATGAACGCCAAAATGAACACCTGTATGATGTATGTGCTATCTGTGCTCGTCCTTGTAGGATTATCGCATAGTGGACCACTTTCGGGTAGATTAG aATGTGCACAGTGCATGCACTTGGGAATTAAGCTGATCAACATGCCCGCCATGTTTGCTGACTCCGTCAAACAAATATTGGACCCTATTTTGGGTCAGTACAACAACACAGCCTGCGTGGGTAACACAGCGGCTTCTGACATGTGCAATATCACCGCCGTGATTGGCACCAGTGTCTGCGACAGCTTCAATTTAAAAGGAACCGCAATTGGGATGACCGCCGCCAACCTTCCTG ATGCGGGTATGGAGATGTCCGTTGTGATAAGAAGTTGTGGAGTCCTTATGAGTGACACCCCGAAATGCACACCGATTCTTGACCTCGTCGAGGCCAAGCAGAAAGAGAACTTCCTCTCCCAGCTATCACAGTGGTCTGCCCAATTTAAGACAGTAAAATACAATGGGTACCATTGTCAGTCGGTAAACGGCTCCACATGGCCCAACATCGATGACTTTGACAAGGAAAGTTCCGGAAACAGTTTGGGATTAGCTAGTAATCTTATCATGACGTGTTTGGTGATTCTTCGATTTTATGAGTAA
- the LOC127867000 gene encoding uncharacterized protein LOC127867000 isoform X2, protein MKGVIRIKTKCAQCMHLGIKLINMPAMFADSVKQILDPILGQYNNTACVGNTAASDMCNITAVIGTSVCDSFNLKGTAIGMTAANLPDAGMEMSVVIRSCGVLMSDTPKCTPILDLVEAKQKENFLSQLSQWSAQFKTVKYNGYHCQSVNGSTWPNIDDFDKESSGNSLGLASNLIMTCLVILRFYE, encoded by the exons ATGAAAGGCGTTATCCgaataaaaacaa aATGTGCACAGTGCATGCACTTGGGAATTAAGCTGATCAACATGCCCGCCATGTTTGCTGACTCCGTCAAACAAATATTGGACCCTATTTTGGGTCAGTACAACAACACAGCCTGCGTGGGTAACACAGCGGCTTCTGACATGTGCAATATCACCGCCGTGATTGGCACCAGTGTCTGCGACAGCTTCAATTTAAAAGGAACCGCAATTGGGATGACCGCCGCCAACCTTCCTG ATGCGGGTATGGAGATGTCCGTTGTGATAAGAAGTTGTGGAGTCCTTATGAGTGACACCCCGAAATGCACACCGATTCTTGACCTCGTCGAGGCCAAGCAGAAAGAGAACTTCCTCTCCCAGCTATCACAGTGGTCTGCCCAATTTAAGACAGTAAAATACAATGGGTACCATTGTCAGTCGGTAAACGGCTCCACATGGCCCAACATCGATGACTTTGACAAGGAAAGTTCCGGAAACAGTTTGGGATTAGCTAGTAATCTTATCATGACGTGTTTGGTGATTCTTCGATTTTATGAGTAA
- the LOC127869734 gene encoding uncharacterized protein DDB_G0271670-like, which yields SSSSSSSSSSSSSSSSSSSSSSSSRSSSSSSSSRSSSSSSSSSSSSSSSSSSSSSSSSSISSSSSSSSSSSSSSSSSSSSSSSSSSIVISSSRSCSSSSSSSSSSSSSSSSSSSSSSSSSSSSSSSSSSNSSSSSSSSSSSSSSSSSSSSSSSSSSSSSRSSSSSSSISISISSSSSRSSSSSSSSSSSSSSSSSSSSSTCT from the exons agtagtagtagtagtagtagtagtagtagtagtagtagtagtagtagtagtagtagtagtagtagtagtagtagaagtagtagtagtagtagtagtagtagaagtagtagtagtagtagtagtagtagtagtagtagtagtagtagtagtagtagtagtagtagtagtagtagtagtattagtagtag tagtagtagtagtagtagtagtagtagtagtagtagtagtagtagtagtagtagtagtagtagtagtagta ttgtaattagtagtagtagaagttgtagtagtagtagtagtagtagtagtagtagtagtagtagtagtagtagtagtagtagtagtagtagtagtagtagtagtagtagtagtagtagtagtagtagtaatagtagtagtagtagtagtagtagtagtagtagtagtagtagtagtagtagtagtagtagtagtagtagtagtagtagtagtagtagtagaagtagtagtagtagtagcagcattagcattagcattagcagtagcagtagcagaagcagtagcagtagcagtagcagtagtagtagcagtagtagtagtagtagtagtagtagtagtacatgtacgTAA